Proteins encoded in a region of the Ranitomeya imitator isolate aRanImi1 chromosome 9, aRanImi1.pri, whole genome shotgun sequence genome:
- the LOC138649475 gene encoding protein spinster homolog 1-like, with the protein MTQGKSIKHMKKEMQKYLCLQGSVNMASLCNSTQKMPIPSVEKVIDIEEQDENGETQDLHERTGVSVTRSFFTVGILTFMYLVITMATFTVAGAMPYLQAAFKIDDSKSGLINLVYTVSNALCGLIYGYLGDRWSRKHIVCTGMAIWSATIIGLSFVPNENFTAFLVINGLVGAAEASFTIIAPSIIADMYVGDRRSRALSCYYGVAFIGSGLGYIDGSKVTSAASGDWRWAFRISPALGMIGVLLMFVFVKEPTRGATEENNSKPPSSKTWISDVKQLLKNWSFVFSTLGMTAVKFAAGAIGFHALTFLKRARDVIQPCQTEVCDSQDSLIFGGAMVIAGICGVVSGVEIAKRYSKYNPRADPIVCASGMLCSAIFLYFAIFMGNISLVATYVCLFLGILCLTLNCSVSAAIRLNVVPPASRSTAEAIFMIVSDLLGAAGSSYIIGLVSNCYIFSHHFKATFTHLFPFVHPRNRVLKLEGTSRVTMSNLLLNAGFTKPSQTRSSV; encoded by the exons TGTTTGCAGGGCTCTGTGAACATGGCGTCTCTCTGCAATTCCACCCAAAAAATGCCAATTCCATCTGTGGAAAAAGTCATTGACATTGAAGAGCAGGATGAGAACGGTGAAACGCAGGACCTGCACGAGCGGACTGGAGTTTCCGTCACCCGTTCCTTCTTCACAGTAGGCATTCTAACCTTCATGTATTTAGTCATCACCATGGCTACCTTCACTGTCGCAG GAGCGATGCCTTACCTGCAAGCCGCCTTTAAAATAGATGACAGTAAATCCGGCCTTATAAACCTAG TATACACAGTCAGCAATGCTTTGTGTGGACTAATCTATGGATACCTGGGAGACCGCTGGAGCAGGAAACACATTGTGTGTACAGGAATGGCCATCTGGTCAGCCACAATTATCGGCCTGTCCTTCGTTCCCAATGAG AATTTTACAGCTTTTCTGGTGATCAATGGACTGGTGGGAGCAGCAGAGGCGAGCTTTACAATAATTGCCCCCTCAATCATTGCCGACATGTATGTGGGAGACCGGCGCAGCCGCGCGCTCTCCTGTTATTACGGAGTAGCATTTATTGGCAG TGGCCTTGGTTACATCGATGGCTCTAAAGTGACAAGTGCGGCCTCTGGAGACTGGCGTTGGGCCTTTCGG ATCTCCCCTGCTCTGGGCATGATAGGAGTCCTGCTCATGTTTGTGTTTGTAAAAGAACCGACCAGAGGAGCAACAGAAGAAAATAACAGCAAACCGCCGAGCTCCAAAACATGGATTTCAGATGTGAAACAACTCCTGAAAAA CTGGAGTTTTGTGTTTTCCACACTTGGGATGACGGCTGTAAAGTTTGCGGCCGGAGCCATCGGCTTCCACGCTCTCACTTTCCTGAAGCGTGCCCGGGACGTCATTCAGCCATGTCAGACCGAAGTCTGCGACTCTCAGGACAG TCTGATTTTTGGTGGAGCTATGGTCATCGCTGGCATCTGTGGAGTTGTCTCAGGAGTGGAGATAGCCAAAAGATACAGCAAGTACAACCCTCGTGCCGACCCAATAGTGTGTGCGTCTGGCATGCTCTGCTCCGCCATTTTCCTGTACTTCGCTATATTTATGGGAAACATCAGTCTGGTGGCCACTTAT GTGTGTTTATTCCTCGGAATCTTATGTCTGACACTGAACTGCTCCGTTTCGGCTGCTATTCGCCTG AATGTGGTACCTCCTGCAAGCCGATCAACAGCAGAGGCCATATTTATGATAGTGTCCGACCTCCTGGGAGCTGCCGGAAGCTCTTATATCATCGGGCTGGTAAGTAACTGTTACATATTTTCACATCactttaaggctacattcacacatctttTTCCATTTGTACATCCTAGAAACAGAGtgttaaagttggaagggacctccagggtcaccatgtccaacctcctgctcaatgcaggattcactaaaccatctcagacaagaT caagtgtttaa